The following are from one region of the Desulfomicrobium apsheronum genome:
- a CDS encoding PAS domain-containing sensor histidine kinase, with protein MNYSNMNREDLLADLRKAQERIADLERGEDACRAVEEALQESEHNFRYFFESMTDPLWVCTHDGAIHFTNTAAATTLGYGIEELRSMNVLDVHPSDRRQEVETIFRDMLQGFRKTCPLPLARKDGSLVPVETRIWQGTWNGLNCIFGISKNLSAEQESLQRFESLFRFNPNPMALSSLPDRRFVDVNNSWVTTLGFTREEALGRTAVELGIINANILNVSSQQALQDGKSASQELLITCKDGSIRSGIISGEVIQNQGKHYLLSVMVDITERKEAEEKLQRQSALIISLLDSIPDIIFFKDINGTYLGGNSRFEEFVGLPKDDFIGRTDHDLFPEEVAAEFRWHDAAMLAQGSQRSSEEWITYPDGTRKLIDTVKSPCLGPNGEIIGLIGVSRDITSRKRAEQALQLAYSNIEHMVAERTEELADANAHLLVEVAERKQAHREIDQILSSITAVLVGLDSNGTVTRWNQAAQETFNLSAETVVGKRLDHLQLPGSWGRLAESIEAARNSGKATRINNICHISPGGKQIFHVVTITPLLAEHGTPDGFLILGEDVSEMKFLEAQLAQTAKLEAVGQLAAGIAHEINTPVQYIGDSMTFLKEACDGLNRLARMTGQFPSVDASGSSDFVMAIETLSAEIDLEFVIEEVPKTIDRIFHGIDRISSIVQAMKRFSLPVTEGMRQTDIWEHIESTLVVSRNEWRYVADVITEFDPELEAIHCNPAEINQVLLNLIINAANAIGDGVHGTSKKGLITITTRKDGDYAVILVQDNGPGIPEDIRDKVFNLFFTTKDVGRGTGQGLAISHDIVVNKHGGLLDFETEPGKGTTFRVRLPLKPID; from the coding sequence ATGAATTATTCGAACATGAACAGAGAGGATCTCCTGGCGGACTTGCGCAAGGCTCAGGAGAGGATTGCCGATCTTGAACGCGGCGAAGACGCCTGCAGGGCGGTCGAAGAAGCGCTGCAGGAAAGCGAACACAATTTCCGTTACTTCTTCGAGTCAATGACGGACCCGCTATGGGTCTGCACCCACGACGGGGCCATCCACTTCACGAACACGGCCGCCGCGACCACTCTGGGGTACGGCATTGAAGAACTCCGATCCATGAACGTGCTCGACGTTCATCCGTCCGACAGACGGCAGGAGGTGGAAACGATTTTCCGCGACATGCTGCAAGGCTTCCGCAAGACCTGCCCGCTCCCCTTGGCCCGCAAGGACGGCTCTCTCGTGCCCGTGGAGACGCGCATCTGGCAAGGCACATGGAACGGCCTCAATTGCATCTTCGGTATATCGAAAAACCTCTCCGCGGAGCAGGAATCGTTGCAGCGCTTCGAAAGCCTGTTCCGGTTCAACCCGAACCCCATGGCCCTCAGTTCGCTTCCCGACCGACGGTTTGTCGATGTCAACAATTCCTGGGTCACCACGTTGGGATTTACCCGTGAGGAGGCCCTCGGACGCACGGCCGTAGAGCTTGGAATCATTAACGCCAATATCCTCAACGTATCTTCTCAACAGGCTCTGCAGGATGGCAAAAGCGCTTCGCAGGAGTTGCTCATCACCTGCAAGGACGGTTCGATCCGCAGCGGGATCATATCTGGCGAAGTCATCCAGAACCAGGGGAAACATTATCTCCTGTCCGTCATGGTCGACATCACCGAAAGAAAGGAAGCCGAAGAAAAACTGCAACGGCAGTCCGCCTTGATCATTTCTTTGCTCGACTCCATACCCGACATAATATTCTTCAAAGATATCAACGGAACATACCTTGGAGGCAATTCGCGGTTCGAAGAATTTGTTGGACTTCCCAAGGATGATTTCATCGGCCGGACCGACCATGACCTTTTCCCAGAGGAGGTCGCGGCAGAATTCAGGTGGCATGACGCGGCCATGCTGGCCCAAGGCAGTCAGCGGAGCAGCGAGGAGTGGATAACGTATCCCGACGGAACACGGAAGCTGATCGACACGGTCAAGTCACCCTGCCTCGGCCCGAACGGGGAAATAATCGGCCTCATTGGAGTCAGCCGTGACATAACATCCCGCAAGCGTGCGGAGCAGGCATTGCAGCTCGCGTACTCCAACATTGAGCATATGGTCGCCGAACGGACGGAGGAACTGGCCGATGCAAACGCGCACCTTCTCGTGGAGGTTGCCGAACGCAAGCAGGCACACCGGGAAATCGACCAGATACTCTCATCCATAACCGCAGTGCTCGTCGGGCTCGACAGCAACGGAACGGTGACACGGTGGAACCAGGCGGCCCAGGAAACCTTCAATTTGTCGGCCGAGACCGTTGTCGGCAAACGCCTCGACCACCTGCAACTCCCCGGTTCCTGGGGCAGGCTCGCCGAAAGTATCGAAGCCGCACGCAACAGCGGGAAAGCCACACGAATCAACAATATCTGCCACATAAGCCCCGGCGGAAAACAGATCTTTCATGTCGTGACTATCACCCCCCTGCTGGCCGAGCACGGCACTCCCGACGGGTTCCTCATTCTGGGCGAGGACGTTTCCGAAATGAAATTCCTCGAAGCCCAGTTGGCCCAGACTGCAAAACTGGAGGCGGTGGGCCAGCTCGCTGCGGGCATCGCCCATGAGATCAACACACCAGTGCAGTACATAGGCGACTCCATGACCTTTCTCAAAGAGGCCTGCGACGGGCTGAACAGGCTGGCGCGCATGACCGGACAGTTCCCCTCCGTCGATGCGTCCGGAAGCAGCGACTTCGTCATGGCCATCGAAACATTGTCCGCGGAGATAGATCTCGAATTCGTCATTGAGGAGGTTCCGAAAACGATCGACAGGATTTTCCACGGAATCGACCGCATCAGCTCCATTGTCCAGGCCATGAAACGCTTTTCGCTTCCCGTAACCGAAGGCATGAGGCAGACCGACATCTGGGAGCATATCGAAAGTACGCTGGTCGTATCTCGCAACGAATGGCGCTACGTTGCCGACGTCATCACCGAATTCGATCCGGAATTGGAGGCAATCCACTGCAACCCGGCTGAAATCAACCAGGTCCTGCTGAACCTCATCATCAACGCAGCAAATGCCATCGGGGATGGCGTGCACGGGACATCGAAAAAGGGACTGATCACCATCACGACCAGAAAGGACGGCGATTACGCGGTCATCCTCGTCCAGGACAACGGCCCGGGTATTCCGGAAGACATCCGGGACAAGGTGTTCAACCTCTTTTTCACAACCAAGGATGTCGGCCGGGGCACCGGACAAGGGCTGGCAATCTCCCATGACATCGTGGTCAACAAGCACGGCGGCCTGCTCGATTTCGAGACGGAACCGGGAAAGGGCACCACGTTTCGCGTTCGACTCCCTCTGAAGCCCATTGACTGA
- a CDS encoding HNH endonuclease signature motif containing protein, with protein sequence MLVPSNRNSDVYGMSFSKDIICKVWSKGVVIQGYNPDEWRFDICGSPMKFSAYGDIESEHGWEIDHIRPVSKGGSDELLNLQPLQWENNRSKGDRYRWKF encoded by the coding sequence ATGCTTGTGCCTTCCAATAGAAATTCTGATGTATATGGGATGTCATTTTCTAAGGACATCATCTGTAAAGTATGGAGTAAAGGCGTAGTGATTCAAGGCTACAACCCAGATGAATGGCGCTTTGACATCTGTGGAAGCCCCATGAAATTTAGTGCTTATGGGGATATTGAATCAGAGCATGGCTGGGAAATAGATCATATCAGGCCGGTTTCCAAGGGCGGTTCAGACGAGCTTTTAAATCTTCAGCCACTTCAATGGGAAAATAATCGATCCAAGGGCGACAGGTATCGTTGGAAGTTCTAG
- a CDS encoding relaxase/mobilization nuclease domain-containing protein: protein MRYVLRENGGISKGFFNSMFQEERQFYAEVEATIFHAQYLEKPVTHFVISFLENEKKKAFENVTQIAQLFLKKMGYDAALAAYGAHDDTDHFHIHLAVVMADLNRMRSLNQEGVVRELMKATSALCKAFNFSSPLHDYRMVLLGIKTCFENTDWDIIHETLETMSVQIENNSDKTGYVLKTGRWDVELGAVTGFPSAERYFQQMGPVPSRSKNTLPEKPNYWVMKKAALAVVFKEKRKVLKEFDKRLDLAEMYVRCYEDEHKAMAEMEVDALVYGRDEATEILQFYSSVIKSITQKAWNQRWKEIESALWDWTMRKDRSEECLSRLQVIPTRSQPNNHTPFKIK, encoded by the coding sequence ATGCGTTATGTACTGCGTGAAAATGGCGGAATTTCTAAAGGATTTTTTAATTCCATGTTTCAGGAAGAACGGCAATTCTATGCCGAAGTAGAAGCGACTATTTTTCACGCTCAGTATCTTGAAAAACCTGTTACGCACTTTGTCATAAGTTTTCTTGAAAATGAGAAAAAAAAGGCTTTCGAAAACGTAACACAAATTGCACAGCTTTTCTTGAAAAAAATGGGTTATGATGCTGCCCTTGCAGCTTATGGAGCACACGACGATACTGACCATTTTCACATCCATCTTGCAGTAGTCATGGCAGACCTCAATCGGATGAGATCACTCAATCAAGAGGGGGTTGTTCGTGAACTCATGAAGGCCACTTCGGCCCTCTGCAAGGCGTTTAATTTTTCCTCGCCACTCCATGACTACCGAATGGTGCTGCTCGGGATCAAAACTTGTTTCGAAAATACTGACTGGGACATCATCCATGAAACCCTTGAAACAATGTCCGTTCAGATTGAAAATAACTCCGACAAGACAGGGTATGTTTTAAAGACCGGACGCTGGGATGTTGAACTTGGGGCAGTGACCGGTTTTCCAAGTGCGGAGCGATATTTCCAGCAGATGGGGCCGGTCCCTTCCAGGTCAAAGAATACTCTGCCCGAGAAGCCTAATTATTGGGTCATGAAAAAGGCTGCACTGGCAGTTGTCTTCAAGGAAAAGCGCAAGGTTTTGAAAGAATTCGATAAACGCCTGGATTTGGCTGAAATGTACGTTCGCTGCTATGAAGATGAACATAAGGCAATGGCAGAGATGGAAGTTGACGCTCTTGTGTACGGCCGTGATGAGGCGACGGAAATTCTTCAGTTTTATTCCTCGGTAATCAAAAGCATCACTCAGAAGGCATGGAATCAGCGATGGAAGGAGATCGAATCCGCCCTTTGGGACTGGACGATGCGCAAGGATCGCTCTGAAGAGTGCTTGTCGCGGCTTCAAGTGATCCCGACAAGGTCTCAACCGAACAATCATACACCTTTCAAAATAAAGTAA
- a CDS encoding YadA C-terminal domain-containing protein: MQVFMKKRVRFFFVTFLLLIFVLVGNAYAADTDYTFPNITNPGSISGVESLSVDGTTTLTGETKINVSGTATTTIGNQSSAVNILGGTNTIGNVGSSVNTLNGSTNTLNATAQNAITGGTGNAITSVTGNNAITAVTGNNVMSALGVNGENRLEANAATGTNSIEAKRNNIGVGTTNSTNTIGNTFAGTTVDLKGGNSHVAVQQGSASIGSGTNGLTTTSTASTLGTDAATLNTQLNGVGDEASRANLAGASYVNRLEGDTLINGNTFINGRLVYTSNTVATTSVNSGTSILPSAGKTSGHMTIVNKDQIAPHAVVDGNGRIAIANGPATEASSAMTLTNGMGNTHGMVITERKTVISGGTQSTSLTLDDRGATFGKSSNGDPVRVTGVADGKSRWDAVNYGQLNRGVAIAASMATIPQVEQDKTFSLGAGTGYYGDETGIAIGGSVRLSPNTVMKAAASFSPTEFDNAAFSAGFAYSW, from the coding sequence ATGCAAGTTTTTATGAAAAAACGTGTGAGATTTTTTTTTGTGACTTTTTTATTATTAATTTTCGTATTGGTAGGTAATGCTTATGCAGCCGATACAGATTATACATTTCCAAACATCACGAATCCTGGGTCGATATCTGGAGTGGAAAGCCTGAGCGTCGATGGCACAACGACGCTGACCGGCGAGACCAAAATCAATGTCAGCGGCACGGCAACGACGACTATTGGAAATCAATCGAGCGCAGTCAATATCTTGGGCGGGACGAATACCATTGGCAACGTAGGCAGTTCTGTAAACACTCTGAACGGTTCGACCAACACCCTGAACGCCACTGCCCAGAATGCAATCACAGGCGGCACCGGCAACGCCATCACTTCGGTTACGGGTAACAACGCCATCACCGCGGTTACGGGTAACAACGTCATGAGCGCGTTGGGTGTTAATGGCGAGAATCGTCTGGAGGCGAATGCCGCGACGGGTACAAACTCTATCGAGGCCAAGCGCAACAATATCGGAGTAGGCACCACCAACTCGACAAACACTATAGGCAATACATTCGCAGGTACGACTGTCGATCTTAAGGGCGGCAACAGCCACGTAGCTGTTCAGCAAGGCAGTGCCAGTATTGGATCGGGAACAAACGGGCTTACCACGACCAGCACTGCAAGCACGTTGGGTACAGACGCCGCAACTCTGAACACTCAACTCAATGGTGTTGGCGATGAAGCGAGCCGCGCCAACCTGGCTGGGGCGAGCTACGTCAACCGTCTGGAAGGCGACACCCTCATCAATGGCAATACCTTTATTAACGGTCGTCTCGTTTACACTTCCAACACCGTGGCGACCACCTCCGTCAATAGCGGCACAAGCATACTGCCGAGCGCAGGAAAAACCTCCGGACACATGACTATTGTCAACAAGGATCAGATCGCGCCGCACGCTGTTGTCGATGGCAATGGCCGCATCGCAATTGCTAACGGACCTGCGACAGAAGCTTCGTCAGCCATGACTTTGACCAATGGTATGGGCAATACTCATGGCATGGTCATCACCGAACGCAAGACCGTCATTAGCGGTGGAACGCAATCCACCAGTTTGACCCTGGATGACAGAGGGGCGACCTTTGGCAAATCTTCAAACGGCGATCCTGTAAGGGTGACCGGAGTGGCTGATGGCAAGAGTCGCTGGGACGCGGTCAACTACGGGCAGTTGAACAGGGGCGTGGCCATCGCAGCAAGCATGGCGACAATTCCTCAGGTCGAACAGGACAAAACCTTCTCTCTGGGTGCGGGCACTGGCTACTACGGTGACGAAACAGGAATCGCCATCGGCGGCAGCGTGCGGCTTTCCCCCAATACTGTCATGAAAGCAGCGGCCAGTTTTTCCCCCACAGAATTCGATAACGCTGCCTTCAGCGCAGGCTTTGCCTACAGTTGGTGA